The genome window GGAAGGGCGCGCTGGTTGTAGAGGATCTTGCGGATGCGCGCCTGTTCTTCTTCGGAAGGTTTGCTGTTGTCGGTGCCGAGATCGGCGCCCACCGCAAGGCCGCGCTGGACGCCGGGCCGTGCGCCGACCTCCTCGAACCATCGCTTGAAATGCTTGAATTCGTCGATGTCCTGACCCTGCGCCTGCCAGTTGACGGTCCAGGGATAGCTGATGATGTCGGCGATGGTGAATTCGTCGCCGGCGAGATAACGCCGGTCGCGAAGCCGCATGTTGAGAACGCCGTAGAGGCGGTTGGCTTCGTCGGTGAAGCGCCGCACGGCATAGGACTGATCGCCTTCGCGATCGCCGAGGCGGCGGAAGTGCCCGGCTTCACCGAGCTTCGGCCCTTGGTTGGCCATCTGCCAGATCACCCATTGCGTCACCTCGTATTTGCCGCGCAGATCCTGCGGCCAGAATTTGCCGGTCTTTTCGGCGAGGTAGAAGAGGATCGCGCCGGATTCGAAGACGCTGAGCGGCCCGCCGCCGTCGGCAGGCGCGTGGTCGACGATAGCAGGCATGCGGTGATTGGGATTGAGTTGGAGATAATCGGGTTTGAACTGGTCGCCGCGGCTGATATTGACCGGCACCAGCCGGTAGGGCGTGCCGGTTTCCTCCAGGAAGATCGAAACCTTCTTGCCGTTCGGCGTCGGCCAGTAATGGAGATCAATCATCTACGCGTCCTCGTTCGCTGATGTATTCTGGCGATCAGGATGACGCTGCGACCGTGGCAGGTCGAATATATCTGTTCCAAAATTGAGGACGAAATTAGAAACCTGGTGCAGAGGTGGAAATGGGGGAAGCTTCCTACCCGTATCGATGGTATTGAGAATCCAGCGTCGCGATGGAAGTTCGAACCCGCCGAGATCCGATGATAGGCCGGAAACGTCAGTCCGACATGGGAAGGAGATCGGCGAAGGCCATGCTTTCGCTCTGCCTTCTGTTTTCTCATGTCGACGCGGTCATGGCTCAGCCGGAAGGAAGCGCGGCGCCGCCGGCCTGTCTCTATTCAGGTCCTTCGGCGTCTGGATTGGGTGAAACGCTCTGCATCCGTAAGGACAGTTTCAACCGTGACCTCTGCGTCGCGATCGAGCATTTCGCCAGCGCCAATCAATTGCCGCCGGATTATTTCGCTCGTCTCATCTGGCGGGAAAGCACCTTTCGCCCGGATGCCGTCAGCTTCAAAGGAGCCCAGGGGATTGCGCAGTTCATGCCCGGAACGGCGAAACTCCGCGGCCTCGAAGACAGCTACCAGGTGTTGGAAGCCTTAAGGAAATCGGCGCAGTATCTCGACGAATTGCGCAATCGCTTCGGCAATCTCGGCCTTGCCGCCGCTGCCTATAACGCCGGCGAAAATGGCCTTGCCTCTTACCTTACGTCAGGAAGATTGCCTTACGAGACGCGCGGCTACGTGATGGCGATCACCGCGCATACGATCGAGGAATGGAAGGATAACCCGCCGGAAAATGCGGCCGCCCCGCTCGACAAGGACAAACCGTTTCTCGATGGCTGCGTGGCGCTTGCGGAGAGACGGACGTTGAAGGACACGCCCTGGCGTCAGGAGGGCGAATGGGCACCCTGGGGCGTCCAGCTTGCGGCGAACGCCAATGTCGCGATAGCCCGGCGCATGTTTCTCGATGCCGTGCAGGATCTGCCTGCGCCATTGAACGCCGAGCAACCGCTGATCCTGCGCCAGCGCGACCGCAGCTTCGGTTTTCGCCCGCGTTATGCCGCCCGCATCGGCCGGCAGACACGCTTGGAAGCCAATGACCTCTGTAACCAGATCCGCAAACACGGCGGCACCTGCCTTGTCTTCAAGAATCGATAGCGAGCCCGATCGAGCCGCCTGGGTCACGAAAAGTCTGCTTGCAGGATCGCCTGAGCACAGCATATTCGACACGGAAATACCAAGGGAGGAACGATGATGCGGGTTTTGGTAATCGGGGCAACGGGCCATGTCGGAACCTATCTCGTTCCCCGTCTGGTGGAGGCAGGTCACGACGTCGTTACGATCAGCCGCGGCAGGGCAAAGCCTTACATGGCAAACTACGCATGGGCTTCGGTCGATCAGCGTCAGATGGACCGGGCAGCGATGCAGCGCACGGGTGAGTTCGGCCCGGCCGTGCGCGCAGTGAAAGCCGATATCGTCATCGACATGATCTGCTTCACGCTGGAAAGCGCCGAGCAACTGGTGACGGCGCTGTCCGGGCATGTCGGCCATTTCCTGCATACCGGCACGATCTGGACGCATGGCTACCCCAGCGCCGTGCCGACGCTGGAAGAGGCGCCGAAGTCTCCTTTCGGCGACTACGGCACACAGAAGGCTGCGATCGAAACCTATCTGCTGCAGCAGGCAAGGCTTCGCGGATTTCCGGCAACCATCATCCATCCCGGCCACATTGTCGGCCCCGGCTGGGCGCCGCTCAATCCGGCCGGCAATTTCAACCTGCAGGTCTTTTCGACCCTTGCCCGCGGGGAGGCCCTGGCGCTGCCCAATTTCGGCTTGGAGACCGTTCATCACGTCCATGCCGATGACGTGGCGGCGATGTTCACGAATGCGATTGCCAACTGGAATGCCTCGATCGGCGAAAGTTTCCACGCGGTTTCGGAGCAGGCTTTGACGCTTCGCGGCTATGCCGAAGCCATGTCGCGCTGGTTTGGTCACGAGCCGAAGCTCACCTTCGCCCCATTCGACGCCTGGGCCGAAAGCCAGACGGCCGAGGATGCGGAGGCGACCTGGGAACATATCGCCCGCAGCCCGAATTGCTCGATTGCCAAGGCCAAACGCCTGCTCGGTTACACCCCGAGATACACCTCCCTGCAGGCGGTGGAGGAATCTGTCGGCTGGCTGGTCGGGCAGGGGCGGATCGAGACCTGACCCCGGTCTAGCGGATCAAGATGGCCCTGAAATCATTGACATTGGTGCCGGTCGGGCCGGTTTCGAAGAGATCACCGGTGGCCGCGAAGCCAGAATAGCTGTCATTGCTGTCGAGCAGCCGGCGCGGATCGAGGCCGGCGGCGCGCAGGCGCCTTGCCGTGCCGCCATCGGCAAAGGCGCCGGCATTATCCTCCGAGCCGTCGATCCCGTCCGTGTCGGCGGCCAGGACATGAATGCCCTCCTGTCCGTCGATCGCCAGCGCCATGGCGAGCGCGAATTCGCCATTGCGTCCGCCCTTGCCGCCCTTGGCTCTCAGCGTCACCGTCGTCTCGCCGCCGGAGAGGATGGCGACCGGCTTCGAAAACGGCCTGTTGCGGCCCGACACTTCGCGGGCGATCGCCGCATGCACCAGCGCCACGTCGCGCGATTCCCCCTCGATTGCATCCGAGAGAATCGCCGGCTCGATCCCCTGCGACTTCGCGAGCGCCGCCGCTGCCTCCAGCGAGACGCCGGCGGAAGCGATGATGTGGTGCTCATGCCGTAAGAAGACCGGATCGTCCGGCCGTGGCGCATCGGCTTTCGGCGAGTTCAAATGGTCGAGTGCTGCCTGCTGCAGCTGCAATCCGTATTGCCTGACGATCTCGAGCGCATCGTGCCGCGTCGAGCCATCCGGCACCGTCGGCCCGGAGGCGACATGGGCCGGGTTGTCGCCGGGAATATCGGAGACGATCAGACTGACGACCTTCGCTTTGGTCGCTGCTGCAAGTCTTCCGCCCTTGATGGTGGAGAGATGCTTGCGCACGACATTCATCGCCGAGATCGGCGCGCCCGAGGCAAGCAGCATTTGGTTGAGTGCGATCTCGTCTTCAAGGCTCAGCCCCGGGGGCGGGGCGGGCAGCAGCGCCGAGCCGCCGCCGCAGATCAGCGCGATCACCAGATCGTCCTCGCTCAGCCCGTTCACCGTCTCCATCAGCCGCTTTGCGCCGGCAAGCCCCGCGGCATCCGGCACCGGATGGGCGGCCTCGATGATCTCGATATCGCGCGTCTCGCAGCCATAGCCGTAGCGGGTGATCACCAGGCCTTCGAGCGCTCCGTCCCACACGCTTTCGAGCGCCCGCGCCATCTGCGCCGCGCCCTTGCCGGCGCCGATCACCACGGTCTGTCCCTTCGGCCTGTCAGGCAGATGCGCCTTGATGCCGGTCAGCGGATCGGCGGCGCGAACCG of Rhizobium sp. BT04 contains these proteins:
- a CDS encoding glutathione binding-like protein is translated as MIDLHYWPTPNGKKVSIFLEETGTPYRLVPVNISRGDQFKPDYLQLNPNHRMPAIVDHAPADGGGPLSVFESGAILFYLAEKTGKFWPQDLRGKYEVTQWVIWQMANQGPKLGEAGHFRRLGDREGDQSYAVRRFTDEANRLYGVLNMRLRDRRYLAGDEFTIADIISYPWTVNWQAQGQDIDEFKHFKRWFEEVGARPGVQRGLAVGADLGTDNSKPSEEEQARIRKILYNQRALPVPD
- a CDS encoding lytic transglycosylase domain-containing protein; this encodes MEVRTRRDPMIGRKRQSDMGRRSAKAMLSLCLLFSHVDAVMAQPEGSAAPPACLYSGPSASGLGETLCIRKDSFNRDLCVAIEHFASANQLPPDYFARLIWRESTFRPDAVSFKGAQGIAQFMPGTAKLRGLEDSYQVLEALRKSAQYLDELRNRFGNLGLAAAAYNAGENGLASYLTSGRLPYETRGYVMAITAHTIEEWKDNPPENAAAPLDKDKPFLDGCVALAERRTLKDTPWRQEGEWAPWGVQLAANANVAIARRMFLDAVQDLPAPLNAEQPLILRQRDRSFGFRPRYAARIGRQTRLEANDLCNQIRKHGGTCLVFKNR
- a CDS encoding NAD(P)-dependent oxidoreductase: MMRVLVIGATGHVGTYLVPRLVEAGHDVVTISRGRAKPYMANYAWASVDQRQMDRAAMQRTGEFGPAVRAVKADIVIDMICFTLESAEQLVTALSGHVGHFLHTGTIWTHGYPSAVPTLEEAPKSPFGDYGTQKAAIETYLLQQARLRGFPATIIHPGHIVGPGWAPLNPAGNFNLQVFSTLARGEALALPNFGLETVHHVHADDVAAMFTNAIANWNASIGESFHAVSEQALTLRGYAEAMSRWFGHEPKLTFAPFDAWAESQTAEDAEATWEHIARSPNCSIAKAKRLLGYTPRYTSLQAVEESVGWLVGQGRIET
- a CDS encoding glycerate kinase — protein: MTISAPRDFLKSLFDAAVRAADPLTGIKAHLPDRPKGQTVVIGAGKGAAQMARALESVWDGALEGLVITRYGYGCETRDIEIIEAAHPVPDAAGLAGAKRLMETVNGLSEDDLVIALICGGGSALLPAPPPGLSLEDEIALNQMLLASGAPISAMNVVRKHLSTIKGGRLAAATKAKVVSLIVSDIPGDNPAHVASGPTVPDGSTRHDALEIVRQYGLQLQQAALDHLNSPKADAPRPDDPVFLRHEHHIIASAGVSLEAAAALAKSQGIEPAILSDAIEGESRDVALVHAAIAREVSGRNRPFSKPVAILSGGETTVTLRAKGGKGGRNGEFALAMALAIDGQEGIHVLAADTDGIDGSEDNAGAFADGGTARRLRAAGLDPRRLLDSNDSYSGFAATGDLFETGPTGTNVNDFRAILIR